From Alosa sapidissima isolate fAloSap1 chromosome 2, fAloSap1.pri, whole genome shotgun sequence, one genomic window encodes:
- the mstnb gene encoding growth/differentiation factor 8 isoform X1: MHFARLLISVCFLIALGPVGYGEITTHHQTSVASEDSEQCTTCEFRQQSKLMRLQAIKSQILSKLRLKQAPNISRDVVKQLLPKAPPLQQLLDQYDVLGDDNRDGVMEDDDDHATTETIMTMATEPDPIVQVERKPKCCFFSFSPKIQPSRIVKAQLWVNLRPADEDTTVFLQISRLMPVKDGNRHRIRSLKIDVKSGTKSWQSIDVKQVLTVWLKQPETNWGIEINAYDAKGTDLAVTSAEAGDEGLQPFMEVKISEGPKRSRRDSGLDCDENSPESRCCRYPLTVDFEDFGWDWIIAPKRYKANYCSGECEYMHLQKYPHTHLVNKANPRGTAGPCCTPTKMSPINMLYFNRKEQIIYGKIPSMVVDRCGCS; encoded by the exons ATGCATTTTGCACGACTTCtgatttctgtgtgttttttaattgcACTAGGTCCAGTGGGTTATGGTGAGATCACAACGCACCACCAGACTTCAGTTGCGTCGGAGGACAGTGAGCAGTGCACAACATGTGAGTTTAGACAGCAGAGCAAGCTCATGAGGTTACAAGCCATCAAGTCCCAAATTCTGAGTAAACTTCGGCTCAAACAAGCGCCCAACATCAGCCGAGATGTTGTCAAACAGTTACTACCAAAGGCACCTCCACTCCAGCAACTCCTTGACCAGTACGATGTTCTTGGAGATGATAACAGGGACGGCGTTATGGAAGATGATGATGACCATGCCACCACAGAGACAATCATGACCATGGCCACCGAGC cGGATCCCATCGTCCAAGTGGAGCGGAAACCcaagtgttgctttttctccTTCAGCCCGAAGATTCAACCCAGCCGCATCGTGAAAGCGCAGCTTTGGGTGAACTTGAGACCAGCCGATGAGGATACCACTGTATTCCTTCAAATATCGCGATTAATGCCAGTCAAGGACGGAAACAGGCATAGAATCCGATCGTTGAAAATTGACGTGAAATCAGGGACCAAATCATGGCAAAGCATAGATGTCAAACAGGTTTTGACTGTGTGGCTGAAACAACCAGAGACCAACTGGGGTATCGAGATCAACGCGTACGACGCAAAGGGAACCGACTTAGCTGTCACCTCTGCAGAAGCCGGAGATGAAGGACTG CAACCTTTCATGGAGGTGAAAATCTCTGAAGGCCCCAAGAGGTCCAGACGGGATTCTGGACTAGACTGCGACGAAAACTCGCCAGAGTCTCGCTGCTGCCGGTACCCTCTCACCGTGGACTTTGAAGACTTTGGCTGGGACTGGATTATCGCCCCCAAGCGTTACAAGGCCAATTATTGCTCAGGCGAGTGTGAGTACATGCACCTGCAGAAGTACCCCCACACCCACCTGGTGAACAAGGCCAACCCACGGGGCACGGCCGGACCCTGCTGTACCCCCACCAAGATGTCCCCCATCAACATGCTGTACTTCAACAGGAAAGAGCAGATCATCTACGGCAAGATTCCGTCCATGGTGGTGGACCGCTGCGGCTGCTCCTGA
- the mstnb gene encoding growth/differentiation factor 8 isoform X2, translating into MRLQAIKSQILSKLRLKQAPNISRDVVKQLLPKAPPLQQLLDQYDVLGDDNRDGVMEDDDDHATTETIMTMATEPDPIVQVERKPKCCFFSFSPKIQPSRIVKAQLWVNLRPADEDTTVFLQISRLMPVKDGNRHRIRSLKIDVKSGTKSWQSIDVKQVLTVWLKQPETNWGIEINAYDAKGTDLAVTSAEAGDEGLQPFMEVKISEGPKRSRRDSGLDCDENSPESRCCRYPLTVDFEDFGWDWIIAPKRYKANYCSGECEYMHLQKYPHTHLVNKANPRGTAGPCCTPTKMSPINMLYFNRKEQIIYGKIPSMVVDRCGCS; encoded by the exons ATGAGGTTACAAGCCATCAAGTCCCAAATTCTGAGTAAACTTCGGCTCAAACAAGCGCCCAACATCAGCCGAGATGTTGTCAAACAGTTACTACCAAAGGCACCTCCACTCCAGCAACTCCTTGACCAGTACGATGTTCTTGGAGATGATAACAGGGACGGCGTTATGGAAGATGATGATGACCATGCCACCACAGAGACAATCATGACCATGGCCACCGAGC cGGATCCCATCGTCCAAGTGGAGCGGAAACCcaagtgttgctttttctccTTCAGCCCGAAGATTCAACCCAGCCGCATCGTGAAAGCGCAGCTTTGGGTGAACTTGAGACCAGCCGATGAGGATACCACTGTATTCCTTCAAATATCGCGATTAATGCCAGTCAAGGACGGAAACAGGCATAGAATCCGATCGTTGAAAATTGACGTGAAATCAGGGACCAAATCATGGCAAAGCATAGATGTCAAACAGGTTTTGACTGTGTGGCTGAAACAACCAGAGACCAACTGGGGTATCGAGATCAACGCGTACGACGCAAAGGGAACCGACTTAGCTGTCACCTCTGCAGAAGCCGGAGATGAAGGACTG CAACCTTTCATGGAGGTGAAAATCTCTGAAGGCCCCAAGAGGTCCAGACGGGATTCTGGACTAGACTGCGACGAAAACTCGCCAGAGTCTCGCTGCTGCCGGTACCCTCTCACCGTGGACTTTGAAGACTTTGGCTGGGACTGGATTATCGCCCCCAAGCGTTACAAGGCCAATTATTGCTCAGGCGAGTGTGAGTACATGCACCTGCAGAAGTACCCCCACACCCACCTGGTGAACAAGGCCAACCCACGGGGCACGGCCGGACCCTGCTGTACCCCCACCAAGATGTCCCCCATCAACATGCTGTACTTCAACAGGAAAGAGCAGATCATCTACGGCAAGATTCCGTCCATGGTGGTGGACCGCTGCGGCTGCTCCTGA
- the ildr1b gene encoding immunoglobulin-like domain-containing receptor 1b has product MSFGEKMGNLILVVVLLGILPKELQSIQVTVPQTERSTALFASVILRCDYSTSANPSEVLVTWRYKSFCKDPVLEYYSTAYQASLALGQDPANDCPDRQRTVRVVVQKRGTNEPTLGSEYRERKITIQDKADLVINEVMWWDNGVYFCSIDAPGDTTGDSDREIKLIVYHWLTVLFIIIGALLLIMLLCICCCQCCPQNCCCYVRCPCCPQTCCCPEKVVMQHRMLKEAKRAMAPWLHGQPIYAPVSNGSSQANYPLLYPGSVSDYPTKQGIPMGPMGYPPQHQGPPVMSHGIYDNGNVQGSIHGNNQMLDFLESQVRSMDVPQPLVHTQPAPQQMAAHPVQSLPPQHRATPPQAVPFSAGPPSMLSALDEIGVHGMERRVIQLPPIIGRGSGQRSSGGTRGGPRLSNPSSDNSSRGGYRRDPREGPRDPPSPRRGILRSYSDESDWDDRHGRRTGGSGGRRGGGGGGARGAEGYRPRSRSRDDVMDELRHVTSRRDRSYTPPPRRRGSWSSEEEDSRRGGGARPSRGRPWPEKPPSYSSIEIQAGHSSRKNNIDRFSERSSRSGNSVVI; this is encoded by the exons ATGTCCTTCGGAGAAAAAATGGGAAATTTGATACTTGTAGTAGTTCTGCTTGGAATTCTCCCCAAAG AGTTACAGTCCATTCAAGTGACTGTTCCTCAGACAGAAAGGAGCACAGCGCTCTTTGCATCTGTCATCCTTCGCTGTGACTACTCAACATCCGCCAATCCATCAGAGGTCCTAGTTACATGGAGGTACAAGTCTTTCTGTAAAGACCCTGTGCTGGAGTACTACTCTACAG CCTATCAAGCCTCATTGGCTCTGGGGCAGGACCCAGCCAATGACTGCCCCGATCGTCAGCGCACAGTTCGTGTAGTGGTTCAGAAAAGGGGCACCAATGAACCCACACTGGGCTCAGAGTACCGTGAACGCAAGATCACCATCCAGGACA AGGCAGACTTGGTCATTAATGAAGTCATGTGGTGGGACAATGGGGTTTACTTCTGCTCTATCGACGCACCTGGAGACACCACGGGGGACTCCGACCGGGAAATCAAACTCATCGTGTATC ATTGGCTCACGGTGCTGTTCATCATCATCGGggccctcctcctcatcatgtTGCTGTGCATCTGCTGCTGCCAGTGTTGCCCGCAGAACTGCTGCTGCTACGTCCGCTGCCCCTGCTGCCCCCAGACCTGCTGCTGCCCAGAGAAAG TGGTGATGCAGCACCGGATGCTGAAGGAGGCCAAGAGAGCGATGGCCCCGTGGCTCCATGGCCAGCCCATATACGCCCCAGTGTCCAACGGGTCCTCGCAGGCCAATTACCCTTTACTCTACCCAG GCTCTGTCTCCGACTACCCCACCAAGCAGGGAATTCCTATGGGCCCAATGGGCTACCCACCTCAACACCAAggcccacctgtcatgtctcatGGTATCTATGACAATGGCAATGTTCAGGGAAGTATCCATGGGAACAATCAGATGTTGGACTTTCTGGAGAGCCAGGTGCGGAGCATGGATGTTCCACAACCCTTGGTCCATACCCAGCCGGCCCCTCAGCAAATGGCGGCTCACCCTGTCCAGTCGTTACCCCCCCAGCACCGAGCCACCCCACCGCAGGCTGTGCCGTTCTCTGCTGGGCCTCCCAGCATGCTCTCTGCCCTGGACGAGATCGGTGTCCACGGCATGGAGCGACGCGTCATCCAGTTGCCACCCATCATCGGCCGCGGGTCCGGTCAGCGCAGTTCTGGTGGCACCCGCGGCGGGCCGCGCCTGTCCAACCCGTCTAGCGACAACTCCAGCCGAGGGGGCTACCGGCGCGACCCCCGAGAGGGCCCCCGTGACCCGCCGTCGCCACGCCGCGGCATCCTGCGCAGCTACAGCGACGAGTCGGACTGGGACGATCGCCACGGGAGACGGACAGGCGGCTCTGGAGgcaggcgaggaggaggaggaggaggggccaGGGGAGCCGAGGGTTACCGTCCTCGCTCGCGCAGCCGAGATGACGTGATGGACGAGCTGCGTCACGTGACCTCTCGCCGGGACAGGAGCTACACGCCCCCACCCCGCCGCCGGGGCTCCTGGAGTTCCGAGGAGGAGGACAGCCGGAGGGGGGGAGGCGCGCGTCCCTCACGAGGGAGACCCTGGCCTGAGAAGCCACCCAGCTACTCCTCCATCGAGATCCAGGCAGGGCATAGCAGCAGGAAGAACAACATAGACCGCTTCTCT GAGAGGAGTTCTCGCAGTGGCAACAGTGTGGTGATCTGA